From a single Brassica napus cultivar Da-Ae chromosome C9, Da-Ae, whole genome shotgun sequence genomic region:
- the LOC106397717 gene encoding replication protein A 70 kDa DNA-binding subunit B isoform X1, giving the protein MRLLVELRDPNNVKMMCTLWGCYAKQVYDYSRSNMSTMIICVIRFCSIKEWKGTYSISSGYNSTHILLNPTLDFIEEFKASLPDDSLALTNNDSSQWSVGTATSIRARFFVLNERLTIGEIIDSSVVGTFVTLGTIETIDTERGWQYLSCKYHNKKVMPTTNVDADDRPLFFCNTCDKEHSDVISRFKLIANVKDDSGEANFLLFDANAQAIVRHSAAELYDENEDEDFLPEAVSDLFGKRVLFEISVDADNIKTSKERVLSMLFDWLLMTVKWLRNLLICLLNLTRY; this is encoded by the exons ATGAGGCTCTTGGTTGAGTTGCGTGACCCAAA TAATGTGAAGATGATGTGTACTCTGTGGGGTTGTTATGCTAAACAAGTATACGATTACAGTAGGAGTAACATGTCCACCATGATTATTTGTGTGATCAGATTCTGTTCTATTAAAGAGTGGAAAG GTACTTACTCCATATCTAGCGGGTATAATTCAACCCATATCCTGCTCAACCCAACACTCGATTTTATTGAGGAGTTCAAAGCAAG TCTCCCTGATGATTCACTTGCTCTTACGAACAACGATAGTAGCCAATGGTCTGTTGGTACTGCTACTTCTATTCGTGCCAGGTTTTTTGTTCTtaatgagaggctaaccatcgGAGAGATCATTGATAGCTCTGTG GTTGGCACTTTTGTTACTCTTGGGACCATTGAAACAATTGATACTGAACGTGGCTGGCAATATCTAAGTTGCAAATACCACAACAAAAAAGTGATGCCTACAACCAATGTTGATGCTGATGATCGGCCCTTGTTCTTCTGCAATACGTGTGACAAAGAACACAGTGATGTTATTTCCAG GTTCAAATTAATTGCCAATGTCAAGGACGATAGCGGCGAGGCTAATTTTCTGTTGTTTGATGCTAATGCTCAAGCAATTGTGCGTCATTCTGCTGCTGAACTCTATGACGAG AATGAAGATGAAGACTTCTTACCTGAAGCAGTGAGCGATCTCTTTGGTAAGAGAGTCCTTTTTGAGATTTCAGTTGACGCTGATAACATCAAAACATCAAAGGAAAGAGTTCTCAGTATGTTGTTCGATTGGCTACTGATGACCGTGAAATGGTTGAGGAATTTGCTGATTTGCCTCCTAAATCTAACCCG GTACTAA
- the LOC106397717 gene encoding probable N-acetyl-gamma-glutamyl-phosphate reductase, chloroplastic isoform X2 → MNFLCVSKRRVKGRGYCFEKDIRIGLLGASGYTGAEIVRLVANHPHFGVTLMTADRKAGQSMDSVFPHLTAQKLPRLISIKDADFSTVDAVFCCLPHGTTQEIIKRLPTSLNIVDLSADFRLRDISEYEEWYGQPHKAVELQKEVVYGLTELLRDDIKKALLVANPGCYPTSVQLPLVPLLKANLIKHDNIIIDAKSGVSGAGHWC, encoded by the exons atgaattttctctgtgtttccaAAAGGAGGGTGAAAGGAAGAGGATATTGCTTTGAAAAGGATATTCGTATTGGTCTTCTTGGTGCAAGTGGCTACACTGGTGCTGAG ATTGTTAGGCTTGTTGCAAACCATCCGCATTTTGGTGTCACACTCATGACTGCAGATAGAAAAGCTGGCCAGTCTATGGATAGCGTTTTCCCTCACCTCACAGCTCAA AAACTACCTAGATTGATATCGATTAAGGATGCAGATTTCTCTACTGTGGATGCTGTATTCTGCTGTTTGCCTCACGGAACAACCCAG GAAATCATCAAGCGACTGCCCACCTCTTTAAATATCGTTGATCTTTCAGCG GACTTTCGGTTGCGTGATATCTCTGAATATGAAGAATGGTATGGTCAGCCACACAAGGCTGTAGAGTTACAG AAAGAAGTTGTGTATGGTCTTACAGAGTTACTAAGGGATGACATCAAAAAGGCTCTTCTTGTGGCTAATCCAGGCTGTTACCCTACTTCTGTTCAGCTTCCTCTTGTTCCTCTTCTAAAG GCAAATCTCATCAAACATGACAACATTATCATCGACGCAAAATCTGGTGTTAGTGGAGCAG gACACTGGTGCTAA